ACCGCGGCGTACACCTCCAGGAGGTTGTCTATCGCGATGTATCGCGTTACGGTACCGTCCCGGTGCTAAATCACCTGCGCCGAAGTTCGTTGAAACCTAGGCTTGCGCAGCAATCGTCTGAAGTAGGCAAGCGATAAAGACCACCGTCACCACCTGACTGGGAGTACCCACATGCCAGGCGCCATTTACGCCGAGGGTCTGGTCAAGACCTTCGGCGAGGTAAGGGCTCTGGACGGAGTCGATCTCGACGTTCCCGAGGGCACCGTCCTCGGCCTCCTCGGCCCGAACGGCGCGGGCAAGACCACCGCCGTGCGCGTCCTGACCACCCTGCTCCGCCCCGACAGCGGCAGGGCCGTCGTGGCGGGCATCGACGTCCTCCAGCACCCCAACGAAGTCCGGCGGTCGATCGGGCTCTCCGGCCAGTTCGCCGCGGTCGACGAATACCTGACCGGCCGCGAGAACCTGCAGATGGTCGGCCGGCTGTACCAGATGAACGGGAAGGCGGCGAAGGCCAGGGCGAGCGAGCTGCTGGAGCGGTTCAACCTCGCCGACGCCGCCGACCGCCCGGCGAAGACCTACTCCGGCGGTATGCGCCGGCGCCTCGACCTCGCCGCCGCGCTGGTCGTCTCCCCGCCCGTGATGTTCATGGACGAGCCCACCACCGGTCTCGACCCGCGCAACCGCCAGGCGCTGTGGGAGGTCATCAAGGAGCTCGTCGGCGGCGGTACCACCCTGCTGCTGACCACCCAGTACCTGGAGGAGGCGGACCACCTCGCCGACGACATCTGCGTCGTCGACCACGGCAAGGTCATCGCCCGGGGCACCGCGGACCAGCTCAAGGCCCGCACCGGCGGGGAGCGCGTCGAGGTCGTCGTCCACCGGCCCGAGGAGATCGCCCCGGCCCGCGACATCCTCCAGCGCTTCGGCGCGGAAGGAGAGGCCGCGGGTGACATCGCGGTCGAGGAGCACACCCGCAAGCTCACGGTTCCGGTGAGCGGCGGCGCCAAGCTGCTCGCCGAGGTGATCCGTGAGCTGGACGCCGTCGGCATCGAGATCGACGACATCGGCCTGCGCCGCCCGACACTCGACGACGTCTTCATCTCCCTGACCGGCCGCCACGTCGAGCAGGGCGCCGAGGGGACCGCCGAGGAGAGCGGCGAGGTGCCGGCCGCCAGGCAGGGCAGGGACCGCAAGGCCGGAAAGGAGGCCGTGAAGTGACCACCGTCCAGGAAGCGGCGGACCGCGTAGCGGCGCCCCGCCCGCGCGGCGGCATCGGGCAGTCGGTGAACGACTCGCTCGTCGTCGCCAAGCGCAATCTGATCCGGATGACCCGGATCCCGGAGATGATCATCTTCGGGATGATCCAGCCGATCATGTTCGTGGTGCTGTTCAGCTACGTCTTCGGCGGCTCCATGCAGATCGGCGGGTCGACGTCCTCGTCCGTCTACCGGGAGTTCCTGATGGCGGGCATCTTCGCCCAGACCGTCACGTTCGCGACCGCGGGCGCCGGGGCGGGCATCGCCGACGACATGCACAAGGGCCTCATCGACCGCTTCCGGTCGCTGCCCATGACGCGCGGTGCGGTCCTCACCGGCCGTACCCTCGCCGACCTGGTGCAGACCGCGCTCACCGTCGTGGTCCTCGCCGTCGTCGCGCTGCTGGTCGGCTGGCGGATCCACGAGGGCGTCCTCAAGGCGCTCGCGGCCTTCGCCCTGCTGCTGCTCCTCGGCTACGCCTTCTCGTGGATCGGCGCGCTGATCGGCCTGTCGGTCCGCACGCCCGAGGCGGCCACGTCCGGCGGGCTGATCTGGCTCTTCCCGGTGACGTTCATCTCGAACGCGTTCGTCGACTCCAGCAAGATGACGCCGTGGCTCCAGACCATCGCCGAGTGGAACCCGTTCAGCGCCACCGTCCAGGCCTGCCGTGAACTCTTCGGCAACCCGGGCGTCTCGGCGTCCGACGCATGGCCCATGCAGCACCCGGTGCTCGCGTCGATCATCTACTCCATCCTGATCATCGCGGTCTTCCGCACTCTCGCGGTGCGCAAGTACCGCTCGGCGGTCTGACCCCCGCGACCCCGCGTCGTACCGTCCCCGTGGACGGCGGAGGGCCCCGGCAGCGATCCGACGCTGCCGGGGCCCTCTTGCGCGGGGCGGGGACGCGGTGCGTCAGCCCTGGTACGGCTTGGCCTCGAGGATCCTCACCATGGCCGTCCTGCCGTTGGGCAGCTCGTACTCGGCGTCCTGGCCGACCTTCTTGCCGTTCACGCCCGCGCCGAGCGGGGACTGCGGCGAGTACGTCGAGATGTCGCCCGACGCGTACTCGCGGGAAGCGAGCAGAAAGGTCTCGGTGTCGCTCTCGTCGCCGTCGAAGGCGACCGTCACCACCATGCCGGGGGCCACCGTGCCGTTGTCCGCCGGGGCCTCGCCGACCTTGGCCTTCTCCAGGAGCTGGGTCAGCTGGCGCACCCGGAGCTCCTGCTTGCCCTGCTCCTCCTTGGCCGCGTGGTACCCGCCGTTCTCCCGCAGGTCGCCCTCCTCACGGGCCGCCTCGATCTTCTTCGCGATCTCGACGCGCGCGGGACCAGACAGGTACTCCAGCTCGGCCTTGAGCTGGTTGTACGCCTCCTGGGTGAGCCAGGTGACGTTCTCGCTGGTCTGGGTCACAGGTGCTCCTCGTAGGTACTGGGATACAAAGCATCGCCCTACCCAGAAGGATGTACCTCCACGAGTGGGCGAAACCACGAGCCTAACAATTGGCGACGGAGAGGGGGAGGACCGAAAGCCCCCGACTTGTGTCAGTGCAGGTCAGCGGGGCGGGTCAGCGGGGCAGGTCAGCGCCACCGACCGGGAGGCGCCACCGACCGGGAGGCGCCACCGACCGGGAGGCGCCACCGACCGGGAGGCGTCAGCGCTTCGGCCCGTCGTCCGCCGTGCACCCCACCAGCTCGGCACTCGTCGCCTTCGCCGTCGTACGCACGGTGACCACCTGGTCCACCCGCGTCTCGGGCATGTCGAAGCGGACGTCGCGCCGGCCGACCTCGGAGCCGTCCTCGGCGCGCGAGCGCAGGGTGCAGTAGCCCTGGGCGTCGTCGTCCTTCCGGACCTCGAGGTGCACCTGGACGTGCTCCTCCGCCGTGACGTCGAACTTGATGATCTCGGCGCTGATCCGCTGGCCGCTGACGTAGTCGTAGCCGAACCAGGCGATCATGGCGACGAAGCCGGCGCCGAGTACCGCGCCGACGACCCTGAGCCTGCGGTCGGCGCGCTCGTCCGCCGAGCGCCCGTAACGGCCCTCGGGAAGCCCCTCGCGCACCGCGCCCATGATCGTCCTCTCATTCCCGAAAGACGCCGGAATTTTCGCCCCCCGGTTTCCGTCACTATAGAAGCCGTCCGATGCGACACATCACCGAGGATCGAGTCTTGACTGAGCAGCTGCGACTGATGGCCGTCCACGCCCACCCCGACGACGAGTCGAGCAAGGGCGCGGCCACGATGGCCAAGTACGTATCCGAGGGGGTGGACGTGCTGGTCGTGACCTGCACGGGAGGAGAGCGCGGCTCCATCCTCAACCCCAAGCTCCAGGGTGACCGGTACATCGAGGAGAACATTCACGAGGTACGCCGCAAGGAGATGGACGAGGCCCGCGAGATCCTGGGCGTGAAGCAGGAGTGGCTCGGCTTCGTCGACTCGGGCCTGCCGGAGGGCGACCCGCTGCCCCCGCTTCCCGAGGGCTGCTTCGCGCTGGAGGACGTCGACAAGGCGGCCGGCGAACTGGT
The Streptomyces tirandamycinicus DNA segment above includes these coding regions:
- a CDS encoding ABC transporter permease; translated protein: MTTVQEAADRVAAPRPRGGIGQSVNDSLVVAKRNLIRMTRIPEMIIFGMIQPIMFVVLFSYVFGGSMQIGGSTSSSVYREFLMAGIFAQTVTFATAGAGAGIADDMHKGLIDRFRSLPMTRGAVLTGRTLADLVQTALTVVVLAVVALLVGWRIHEGVLKALAAFALLLLLGYAFSWIGALIGLSVRTPEAATSGGLIWLFPVTFISNAFVDSSKMTPWLQTIAEWNPFSATVQACRELFGNPGVSASDAWPMQHPVLASIIYSILIIAVFRTLAVRKYRSAV
- a CDS encoding DUF4307 domain-containing protein — protein: MGAVREGLPEGRYGRSADERADRRLRVVGAVLGAGFVAMIAWFGYDYVSGQRISAEIIKFDVTAEEHVQVHLEVRKDDDAQGYCTLRSRAEDGSEVGRRDVRFDMPETRVDQVVTVRTTAKATSAELVGCTADDGPKR
- the greA gene encoding transcription elongation factor GreA codes for the protein MTQTSENVTWLTQEAYNQLKAELEYLSGPARVEIAKKIEAAREEGDLRENGGYHAAKEEQGKQELRVRQLTQLLEKAKVGEAPADNGTVAPGMVVTVAFDGDESDTETFLLASREYASGDISTYSPQSPLGAGVNGKKVGQDAEYELPNGRTAMVRILEAKPYQG
- a CDS encoding daunorubicin resistance protein DrrA family ABC transporter ATP-binding protein, which gives rise to MPGAIYAEGLVKTFGEVRALDGVDLDVPEGTVLGLLGPNGAGKTTAVRVLTTLLRPDSGRAVVAGIDVLQHPNEVRRSIGLSGQFAAVDEYLTGRENLQMVGRLYQMNGKAAKARASELLERFNLADAADRPAKTYSGGMRRRLDLAAALVVSPPVMFMDEPTTGLDPRNRQALWEVIKELVGGGTTLLLTTQYLEEADHLADDICVVDHGKVIARGTADQLKARTGGERVEVVVHRPEEIAPARDILQRFGAEGEAAGDIAVEEHTRKLTVPVSGGAKLLAEVIRELDAVGIEIDDIGLRRPTLDDVFISLTGRHVEQGAEGTAEESGEVPAARQGRDRKAGKEAVK